The proteins below come from a single Treponema phagedenis genomic window:
- a CDS encoding CHAP domain-containing protein gives MSLDEFVKKYLGKKVDYDGHYGAQCVDLFRQYCKDVLKIPHTGGVIGASELYTKYEKLPLEMKYFERISRTKGKPQAGDVAVFMPTKGNKYGHVAIVISADNKSMRVFEQDGFAQTGTYIVIRSYTYILGFLRKKEGIG, from the coding sequence ATGAGCTTAGATGAGTTTGTAAAAAAATATCTCGGGAAAAAAGTAGACTATGACGGGCATTACGGCGCACAGTGCGTTGACCTTTTCCGGCAGTACTGTAAGGACGTGCTTAAAATCCCACACACAGGCGGAGTAATCGGCGCAAGCGAGTTATATACAAAATATGAAAAGCTGCCGCTAGAGATGAAGTATTTCGAGCGAATATCGCGTACAAAAGGAAAGCCGCAAGCAGGGGACGTTGCAGTTTTTATGCCGACAAAAGGGAATAAATACGGGCACGTGGCAATTGTTATTTCGGCAGACAATAAAAGTATGCGCGTATTTGAACAGGATGGCTTTGCACAAACGGGGACGTATATTGTTATCCGATCGTATACCTATATTTTAGGTTTTTTGCGAAAAAAGGAAGGGATTGGATGA